The Phormidium yuhuli AB48 DNA window TATATCGGCCCAGAAGAGAAACAGGGACAACTGCGTTGTATCGCCTCTGGGGATGGCAAACCGGGGTCGGTGAAGCTCTATCAAGATGCCGATATCTATGCCACAATCCTGGAACCCGGCGAGGCGGTGACCCATTCCCTGGCCAGCGATCGCGGGGCTTGGATTCAAGTGGTCCGAGGCAGTGTACAAGTTCAAGAGCATACCCTACAGGCCGGAGATGCGATCGCCCTCTGGGAAACCCCAGACCTACAACTGACGGGTCACCAGGAAACCACTGAAGTCCTACTCTTTGACCTCCCCTAATGTATCCGCCGTCCGTCAGCCCTTAAAATAGGGACTCTTGACGAGAATAAGGACATCTCAACTATGGATGCATTACCCGCAAACTTACAACACCTCAGCGACAAAGTGGCGATCGTCACCGGGGGGTCCCGAGGGATTGGCCGGGCCACCGCCTTGGCCCTAGCCAGTGAAGGGGCCAACCTGGTGGTCAACTATGCTAGTTCCAGTGCCGCCGCTGAGGAAGTGGTTACCGAGATTCAAGCCATGGGGAGTCAGGCCATCGCCGTGAAAGCCGATGTCTCCCAAGAAGAAGACGCCAATGCCCTGATTAAAGCCGCCACCGACACCTGGGGACGGGTGGATGTCTTAGTCAACAACGCCGGAATCACCCGCGACACCCTCCTCATGCGTATGAAGCCCGCCGATTGGCAAGCGGTGATTAATCTCAACCTTACCGGAGTATTTCTCTGCACCCGGGCCGTCACTAAACTGATGCTGAAACAAAAATCGGGGCGCATTATCAATATCGCCTCTGTTGCCGGACAGATGGGGAATCCGGGCCAGGCCAACTACAGTGCCGCCAAAGCTGGGGTGATTGGCTTTAGTAAAACCGTTGCCAAAGAACTGGCCAGCCGAGGCATTACCGTCAACGCCGTTGCACCGGGGTTCATCGCCACCGATATGACCGATGACCTCAAATCCGACGAGATTCTCAAGTTCATTCCCCTAGGACGCTTTGGAGAGGCTCAAGAAGTGGCCGGCTTGATTCGTTTCCTGGCCGCCGATCCGGCCGCCGCCTACATTACGGGACAAACCTTTAATGTCGATGGCGGCATGGTCATGGCTTAGAGTCCCTTAGAAATTTTCCGCCGTCTGGGCGATCGCATCAAACTGAAAGCGTCGAGGAAAGTCTGTTTCCCCGTAAAGATTAAAGGAAATCGTCGGTTCATCCCCGAACACTTCAATCTGATGAATCGCCCCGGGGCTAAAGGTGATCACCTCTCCCGCACAGACGATGCGATCGCCCACTTCCTCAATCCCGTCACCCGTCGTTCGCCGCCAAAACCGATTCCGTTCACAACCCCTCAACATCGCCACTAACCCCCAGGTGGCGTGGTTATGAATCGTGGACTTGGCCCCCGGATGCCAAGACACCAATTGCACCGTTAGCGGGTAGTTGGGTTCAGTATAGAGATTAGAGACCGAGCAACCTCGTTGCGGATCGGGAGGGACATAGGCGGTATCCAACCAGGTTGCCGTTTCCAGAAACTCGCAGACCCGAGGGGCGATCGCTTCTAAGCGTTGGCGATCGTCCTCAATCTCATGGAGAATATCATCGAGTTCCGTGAGAAAGCGATAGAGGCGATAGGGTTGAATCGGTTGCCAAGCTTGGAAGTTCAGAGACTGACAATCTCCAGTATCCGTGATAAACCAGTTCATGAGCGTTGAGAGCGCGTCTGTTTGCAGGGTCTGTTCTAACTAGATTAGGGGCGATCGCCAATTCACAATGTGTTGAATTCAACCAATCGCCCTACCCCAGCCCCATCTCCTGACACCGGTTCGGTTTCCCCCAACTGAATTAGAACTAACCGAAATTCGGGAAGTAGCATCGTTTCAGTACGGTTGTCTCCCTTTCGATTTCCAAATATAAACGCCACAATAAAAACAACAACGAAGGGGGAACAACCTTCTCCCCAAAGCAGTTAGAAAAAGCCAATTGGGAGGACATTCATTATGCAACTCTACACCCTTAATCCCTTCAACGAACTCGAACGGCTCGAACGTCAAATCAACCGTGCCTTTAACGAAATTGCCGGAGACGATAACTCCCGCAACTGGTCAATTCCCATCCAACTCGAAGAACAAGCCGAAGCGTTCATCCTACGAGCCTTACTCCCCGCCATCAATCGCGACGACCTAGACATTGAAGTCACCCGTGAAAGTGTCGCCATTGCCGGTGAGTATCACAAACCCCAACCTGGTGAGAATAACAAACGCTTCTACAGCGAGTTCCCCGTCGGCAAATTCCGCCGTACCCTCAGCCTCCCCCTCCCCGTCATGAACAGTGACGCCAAAGCCGAGTATCAAGACGGAGTTCTCACCCTCACCCTACCCAAAGCCCCAGAAGCCGTCCACCGCGTCGTCAAACTCAACGTCTTCGGCGACAGTCAACCGCAACAACTTGAACCGGAAAGCAGCCAAAGCTAAGCGAATCACCCAATAGGTTCCTCAAATTTGACATCCCAGCCCGCCCCAGGCGGGCTTTTTTTATCCCTCCTCTTCCTCTTCCTCTTCCGACCTGTCCTCTGTGACTCTGTGGTGACCCTCTCCCCCTAAATCGAAGGAGTTTTCACCTTACCAAAACGGCGATCGCGCCGTTGATAAGCTAACAACGCTTCCCGGAATGCAGGACGGTCAAACTCCGGCCAAAGGGTATCTGTCACATATAACTCCGCATAAGCAATCTGCCAGAGAAGGAAATTACTAATGCGCATCTCACCACTGGTGCGAATCAATAAATCCGGGTCACCCACCCCAGCCGTATAGAGATGTTTCTCAAACAAACTCGTATCAATCTCCTCCGGCTGCAACTCTCCCCGTTGCACCTGCTTAGCAATCTCCTGACAGGCCGCTATAATTTCCTGTCGGCCGCCATAATTCGTCGCCACCGTAAACTGAATCCCAGAATTCTGCTCCGTCTGAGACATGGCCGACTCAATTTCCCGTTGAAGTGACCCTGGGAGTGTACTGAGATCCCCCACAAAGCGAATGCGGACATTCTTTTCCATCATTTCCTTCAACTGCTGACGGAGAACCCGCTCAAACAGCATCATCAAGAAATCCACTTCCTCCAGAGGACGTCCCCAATTTTCCGTGGAAAACGCATAGGCCGTTAAGGCTTCAATCCCCCAGTCATCACAACAACGAACTAACGCCTTCAACGCATCAACCCCCCGTTGATGCCCCACTAACCGGGGCAATCCTCGACGCTGGGCCCAACGTCCATTCCCATCCATAATCGCAGCAACGTGTCTCGGCAATCGCGCCGGATCGAGGTCAGTGGGTAACGTTGCTAAGAGCGTTGGCTTCGCACTCATGTTTTTTTCCTCAATCACCACCGCACACCTAAGTTCATCAGCCATGAACCGAACGGACTTCCGGACGTTAACCCCTGCATTGTATCTGCTCGCTTACTCGTTAAAACGGTCGTTATTGTTTATCCTTGGGAGCTGAGGAGGCCAGCCGGAAAAACCGGGAAATTGCCGATCCCCCCTTATAACTCAGTTGACGGGTTAAATTGCGCCAATTGGGGGCTACCACTTCCCCGTCCCCTTTCGTCGAAAAGTAAGTCTCTAGGAGTTCTTTGAGCTTACTACTCGTCAGCGGACGATTCAGGGCCCCCCGCTCCGCCAGGGAAATGGACCCAGTTTCCTCAGAGACCACCACACAGACACAATTTTTCACCCGTTCCGTAATCCCCATGGCGGCTCGATGGCGAGTTCCCAACTGTCGAGACGCTTTACGTTCTGACAAGGGCAAGATGGCACCGGCTGAGATAATCCGTGATGCCCGAATCAAGAC harbors:
- a CDS encoding Hsp20/alpha crystallin family protein, whose protein sequence is MQLYTLNPFNELERLERQINRAFNEIAGDDNSRNWSIPIQLEEQAEAFILRALLPAINRDDLDIEVTRESVAIAGEYHKPQPGENNKRFYSEFPVGKFRRTLSLPLPVMNSDAKAEYQDGVLTLTLPKAPEAVHRVVKLNVFGDSQPQQLEPESSQS
- a CDS encoding cysteine dioxygenase family protein, with the translated sequence MNWFITDTGDCQSLNFQAWQPIQPYRLYRFLTELDDILHEIEDDRQRLEAIAPRVCEFLETATWLDTAYVPPDPQRGCSVSNLYTEPNYPLTVQLVSWHPGAKSTIHNHATWGLVAMLRGCERNRFWRRTTGDGIEEVGDRIVCAGEVITFSPGAIHQIEVFGDEPTISFNLYGETDFPRRFQFDAIAQTAENF
- the fabG gene encoding 3-oxoacyl-[acyl-carrier-protein] reductase, whose protein sequence is MDALPANLQHLSDKVAIVTGGSRGIGRATALALASEGANLVVNYASSSAAAEEVVTEIQAMGSQAIAVKADVSQEEDANALIKAATDTWGRVDVLVNNAGITRDTLLMRMKPADWQAVINLNLTGVFLCTRAVTKLMLKQKSGRIINIASVAGQMGNPGQANYSAAKAGVIGFSKTVAKELASRGITVNAVAPGFIATDMTDDLKSDEILKFIPLGRFGEAQEVAGLIRFLAADPAAAYITGQTFNVDGGMVMA
- a CDS encoding isoprenyl transferase, with the protein product MSAKPTLLATLPTDLDPARLPRHVAAIMDGNGRWAQRRGLPRLVGHQRGVDALKALVRCCDDWGIEALTAYAFSTENWGRPLEEVDFLMMLFERVLRQQLKEMMEKNVRIRFVGDLSTLPGSLQREIESAMSQTEQNSGIQFTVATNYGGRQEIIAACQEIAKQVQRGELQPEEIDTSLFEKHLYTAGVGDPDLLIRTSGEMRISNFLLWQIAYAELYVTDTLWPEFDRPAFREALLAYQRRDRRFGKVKTPSI